A stretch of the Gemmatimonadaceae bacterium genome encodes the following:
- a CDS encoding M20/M25/M40 family metallo-hydrolase encodes MRRLAVVLLPLSLTAQPLGAQATAAVASWIHLDAVPGTEASTAKVLTTALTGWRADQWGNLVKRAGSGAPHRVVACALDYSAYVVSHITDAGYIRLRRTGVPAHPLWNQFQEAQRVAVMTARGRVPGVVAVPNGHFARQHAADSLVVTDGQLWVDLGASSRAEVEALGVAMLDPVLPDRPLWTFAAFATGPAAGARAGCAAVASAAAQAPASGTTTFVLSTQRAVGWVGLSTVLAALGPVDEVSIVDAGRATRGTATFGSARLPQAFRALNGRVRPDSVAVYTPAVRWPGATVESIDSTEANALRQWVASAAGLVHSPAWVAIPADTTHRLAPRRDGYGAMEKLFTDLADVHGVAGHEQRIREVVLSRLPAWARQRAQVDSAGNVVVAAGPDRDAIAMIAHMDEVGFEVVRVLADGQVTLRSVGGAVLPSWEGVPAYLHFDAPGVESLRGVFVPRDTARLRVPPALTAWFGLDSAALVARGVRPGLSLTAYKRAERLAGTRITGRASDDRTGSTALLTAIAAIKPDALPRRVYFVWTVREEGGLNGARAFGNRYGSLLQRVYAVDTFVSSDSPLESPQFAFAPLGKGAVLRGVDDGSVAPRAERERVLRVARAHGIPIQVGATQGSTDGSAVSPWGAPNVGLGWPGRYSHGPAEIFDLRDTAALARLITAMAMAR; translated from the coding sequence ATGCGTCGCCTCGCCGTCGTGCTGCTTCCCCTCTCGCTCACCGCGCAGCCCCTCGGCGCCCAGGCGACCGCTGCGGTTGCGTCGTGGATCCACTTGGACGCGGTGCCCGGGACGGAGGCCTCCACGGCAAAGGTGCTGACCACGGCACTCACCGGCTGGCGCGCGGACCAGTGGGGGAACCTCGTGAAGCGCGCCGGCTCGGGCGCGCCGCATCGCGTCGTGGCCTGCGCGCTCGATTACTCGGCGTACGTGGTGTCCCACATCACCGACGCGGGGTACATCCGCCTGCGCCGCACCGGCGTGCCGGCGCATCCGCTGTGGAACCAGTTCCAGGAAGCGCAGCGCGTGGCGGTCATGACGGCGCGCGGCCGCGTGCCCGGCGTCGTGGCCGTCCCGAACGGACACTTCGCGCGCCAACACGCGGCCGACAGCCTGGTGGTCACGGACGGCCAGCTGTGGGTGGATCTCGGCGCGTCGTCGCGCGCCGAGGTCGAGGCGCTCGGCGTGGCGATGCTCGATCCGGTGCTTCCGGACCGTCCGCTCTGGACCTTCGCCGCGTTCGCGACTGGCCCGGCGGCCGGCGCCCGCGCGGGCTGCGCGGCGGTGGCGTCAGCGGCCGCACAGGCCCCGGCGAGCGGCACGACGACGTTCGTGCTCTCCACGCAGCGCGCGGTGGGTTGGGTGGGACTCTCAACGGTGCTCGCCGCGCTCGGGCCGGTGGACGAGGTGTCGATCGTGGACGCGGGCCGAGCGACGCGCGGTACCGCCACGTTTGGCAGCGCGCGCCTGCCGCAGGCGTTCCGTGCCCTCAACGGCCGCGTGCGTCCCGACTCAGTGGCGGTGTACACGCCCGCAGTACGGTGGCCAGGCGCGACCGTCGAGTCCATCGACAGCACCGAGGCCAATGCGCTGCGACAGTGGGTGGCGTCGGCGGCCGGTCTCGTGCACTCGCCAGCGTGGGTGGCGATTCCCGCCGACACGACCCACCGGCTCGCGCCGCGACGTGACGGCTACGGCGCGATGGAGAAGCTCTTCACCGACCTCGCGGACGTGCACGGGGTTGCCGGGCACGAACAGCGCATTCGCGAGGTGGTGCTTTCGCGGCTGCCCGCGTGGGCGCGGCAGCGAGCGCAGGTAGATTCGGCCGGGAACGTCGTGGTCGCGGCCGGCCCCGATCGCGATGCCATTGCGATGATCGCGCACATGGACGAGGTCGGATTCGAGGTCGTGCGCGTTCTCGCCGACGGACAGGTGACGCTGCGCTCCGTGGGCGGCGCCGTGCTCCCGTCGTGGGAGGGCGTGCCGGCGTACCTGCACTTCGATGCCCCGGGTGTCGAGTCATTGCGCGGAGTCTTTGTGCCGCGCGACACGGCGCGCCTGCGTGTGCCGCCGGCCCTCACCGCCTGGTTTGGTCTCGACTCAGCGGCGCTGGTGGCGCGCGGCGTGCGGCCGGGACTCAGCCTCACGGCTTACAAGCGCGCCGAGCGTCTGGCCGGCACGCGCATCACGGGGCGCGCCAGCGATGATCGCACCGGGAGCACCGCGCTGCTGACGGCGATTGCCGCCATCAAGCCCGACGCCCTGCCGCGGCGCGTCTATTTCGTCTGGACCGTGCGCGAGGAAGGCGGACTGAACGGCGCGCGCGCCTTCGGCAACCGGTATGGATCGTTGCTGCAGCGCGTGTACGCCGTGGACACCTTCGTCAGTTCCGACTCGCCGCTGGAGTCGCCGCAGTTTGCGTTCGCGCCGCTGGGCAAGGGGGCCGTGCTGCGCGGCGTGGACGATGGCTCGGTCGCGCCGCGCGCGGAGCGCGAGCGTGTGCTGCGCGTGGCGCGGGCGCACGGCATCCCCATCCAGGTCGGCGCCACGCAGGGGAGCACCGACGGATCGGCGGTCTCGCCGTGGGGCGCGCCCAACGTGGGACTCGGATGGCCGGGCCGCTACTCGCACGGGCCCGCGGAGATCTTCGACCTGCGCGACACGGCGGCGCTCGCCCGGTTGATCACGGCAATGGCCATGGCGCGCTGA
- a CDS encoding asparaginase domain-containing protein → MTIRILVTGGTFDKEYNELNGTLAFHRTHLEDMLQRGRCKLPVSIDVLMMVDSLEMSDADRARIVQACRACEETRVVITHGTDTMVETAQAIAAGVPDKTIVLTGAMVPYAFGSSDGLFNLGSALSFAQTLPPGVYVAMNGRFFPWNKVRKNRILGVFEANES, encoded by the coding sequence ATGACCATTCGCATCCTCGTGACCGGCGGCACGTTCGACAAGGAGTACAACGAGCTCAACGGCACGCTCGCGTTCCACCGCACGCATCTCGAAGACATGCTGCAGCGCGGACGCTGCAAGCTGCCCGTGTCGATCGACGTGCTGATGATGGTCGATTCACTCGAGATGTCCGACGCGGACCGCGCGCGCATCGTGCAGGCCTGCCGCGCCTGTGAGGAGACCCGCGTGGTCATCACGCACGGCACGGATACCATGGTGGAAACCGCGCAGGCCATTGCCGCCGGCGTGCCGGACAAGACGATCGTCCTCACCGGGGCGATGGTGCCGTACGCCTTCGGCAGTTCCGACGGACTCTTCAACCTCGGCAGCGCCCTGTCGTTTGCCCAGACGCTTCCCCCCGGCGTCTACGTGGCGATGAACGGACGTTTCTTCCCGTGGAACAAGGTGCGGAAGAACCGCATCCTCGGCGTCTTCGAGGCCAACGAAAGCTGA
- a CDS encoding glycoside hydrolase family 35 protein gives MARCRDLAAAGAVRHIRGMKPLAAAVILALVTSASAPAQAPTPARHTFSLSATDFLLDGKPLQIRSGEMHPARIPAEYWRHRIRMAKAMGLNTIAAYVFWNYHEETEGRFDFATGNRDIARFVRIAQEEGMWVILRPGPYVCAEWDFGGLPPYLLRDPELRIRSMYPRYIAAAERYIARLADQVRPLLVTKGGPILMVQIENEYGSYGNDRRYMSHLRDVWRRNGVDVPFFTADGPTPYMLEAGHVAGAAVGLDSGSDEKHWDLARSIVPGVPVFSSETYPGWLTHWGEKWAAPSVDELRKEVDFLLSAKKSFNFYVVHGGTNFGFTAGANSGGKGYEPDVTSYDYDAPIDEQGRATAKYEMLRAQIAASLPPGETVPPVPVPVPSIRIPEFPMRPFASLWNNMPRPIAAVHPRPFEHYGQNQGLVLYRTTLVGRKSGRLVVTELHDYATVFVDGAFVGTIDRRLGETGLDLPKVSAPNPVLEILVEGMGHINFAQAMIDRKGITDRVTLSGMTLFNWEVQLLPLASSWVTALRDEASLRDHATRRDQSAPRADAGVASLATRPGLFFRGEFTLDKPADTFIDMSGYKKGVVWVNGHNLGRYWEIGPQFRLYCPASFLKTGRNEVIVLDLLKTDASPLRGAETLKAE, from the coding sequence ATGGCCCGCTGTCGCGACCTCGCGGCCGCCGGCGCCGTGCGGCACATTCGGGGCATGAAGCCACTCGCTGCCGCGGTCATCCTGGCCCTCGTCACTTCCGCTTCCGCGCCGGCGCAGGCGCCGACGCCGGCGCGCCACACCTTTTCGCTGTCGGCGACGGACTTCCTGCTCGACGGCAAGCCGCTTCAGATCCGATCGGGCGAGATGCACCCGGCACGTATTCCCGCCGAGTATTGGCGGCATCGCATCCGGATGGCGAAGGCGATGGGCCTCAACACCATCGCGGCCTACGTCTTCTGGAACTATCACGAGGAAACCGAAGGGCGTTTTGACTTCGCCACGGGCAATCGCGACATCGCGCGTTTCGTGCGCATCGCGCAGGAAGAGGGGATGTGGGTGATCCTGCGCCCGGGTCCGTACGTCTGCGCCGAGTGGGACTTTGGCGGCCTGCCGCCGTATCTGCTGCGCGACCCCGAGCTGCGTATTCGTTCGATGTACCCGCGGTACATTGCGGCCGCCGAACGCTACATCGCGCGGCTGGCCGATCAGGTGCGCCCGCTGCTGGTGACCAAGGGCGGCCCCATCCTGATGGTGCAGATCGAGAACGAATACGGGAGCTACGGCAACGATCGCCGGTACATGTCGCACCTCAGGGACGTGTGGCGCCGAAATGGGGTGGACGTGCCGTTCTTCACCGCCGATGGGCCAACCCCGTACATGCTCGAAGCCGGGCACGTCGCCGGCGCCGCCGTGGGACTCGACAGCGGGTCGGATGAGAAGCACTGGGACCTGGCGCGTTCCATCGTCCCCGGCGTCCCCGTCTTCTCGTCCGAGACTTATCCCGGCTGGCTGACGCACTGGGGCGAGAAGTGGGCGGCGCCGTCGGTGGACGAGTTGCGGAAGGAAGTGGATTTCCTCCTGTCCGCGAAGAAGTCGTTCAACTTCTACGTGGTCCACGGCGGCACGAACTTCGGCTTCACGGCCGGCGCCAACTCGGGCGGCAAGGGCTACGAGCCGGATGTCACCAGCTACGACTACGACGCGCCGATCGACGAACAGGGACGCGCCACGGCGAAGTACGAGATGCTGCGCGCGCAGATTGCGGCGTCGCTGCCGCCCGGCGAGACCGTGCCGCCCGTGCCTGTGCCCGTGCCCTCCATCCGCATTCCAGAGTTCCCGATGCGCCCCTTCGCGTCGCTCTGGAACAACATGCCCCGTCCCATCGCGGCGGTGCATCCCCGTCCGTTCGAGCATTACGGCCAGAATCAGGGGCTGGTGCTCTATCGCACGACGCTCGTCGGCCGGAAGAGCGGCCGGCTCGTCGTCACCGAACTGCACGACTACGCGACGGTCTTCGTCGATGGCGCCTTCGTCGGCACCATCGACCGCCGACTGGGTGAGACGGGACTCGATCTCCCGAAGGTGAGCGCACCAAACCCCGTGCTCGAGATTCTGGTCGAGGGAATGGGACACATCAACTTCGCGCAGGCGATGATCGACCGAAAAGGGATCACCGACCGCGTGACGCTCTCCGGCATGACGCTTTTCAACTGGGAGGTGCAGCTGCTCCCGCTGGCGTCGTCGTGGGTGACCGCGCTGCGCGACGAGGCGTCGTTGCGCGACCATGCGACCCGGCGCGACCAATCGGCGCCGCGCGCGGACGCCGGCGTCGCGTCCCTCGCGACGCGCCCCGGCCTCTTCTTTCGCGGCGAGTTCACGCTCGACAAGCCGGCCGACACCTTCATCGACATGAGCGGCTACAAGAAGGGCGTCGTCTGGGTGAACGGGCACAACCTCGGCCGCTACTGGGAGATCGGGCCGCAGTTCCGCCTGTACTGCCCCGCGTCGTTCCTCAAGACGGGCCGCAACGAGGTGATCGTGCTCGACCTGCTGAAGACCGACGCGTCACCGCTCCGGGGAGCCGAGACGCTAAAAGCAGAGTAA